One Salmo trutta chromosome 26, fSalTru1.1, whole genome shotgun sequence DNA window includes the following coding sequences:
- the gmnc gene encoding geminin coiled-coil domain-containing protein 1, giving the protein MSTALTCQDLSFVGGQLYNCPYPAPTSADSVDVSTVTVASFWAAGPPDYTACQHEPTQRELYSCLDFGTSRPDPIWTDHLSPHLQRNKQLQDTLIQREGELARLHEENNKLKEFLNSSFVKTLEEKTKRLLSAQSGDRRKNRKRNSEIQNLHSVGEFRNLSASQLLLGSQVKRTCRNLSLQFCSEEELASTPPVDLWILQTLGLKDEDTIDTTSTEYSFNSPIDSLTKCSSITDSSGDYCQTTDHKSTAYDTPTDGPGHGASIGLYTDYCFNTNSDYSVSTDSVSNFTGTVLSTPYSSSIEVTPNFQTTPYEAPLPQLVNTLSSIDPIQPFRPILASSPNLSQDSSPGLHHTPSPHCRSPSSLVGGDVTTQYPELSTPRSRTELAFSMSLNPSSSVRLKTHSFPQGQAFVRKDTLGGWNFTWVPKQGP; this is encoded by the exons ATG AGCACTGCCCTGACTTGTCAAGATCTGAGCTTTGTAGGGGGCCAACTCTACAACTGCCCTTACCCAGCCCCAACGTCGGCAGACAGTGTTGACGTTTCCACGGTGACTGTGGCCTCCTTTTGGGCCGCTGGTCCCCCGGACTACACAGCCTGCCAGCACGAGCCAACACAGCGGG AACTCTACTCCTGCTTGGACTTTGGGACCTCTCGACCTGACCcaatctggactgaccacctgtcACCACATTTGCAGAGAAACAAGCAG CTTCAAGACACgttgatacagagagagggggaactggCAAGACTACATGAGGAAAATAACAAACTCAAAGAATTCTTAAACTCCTCATTTGTGAAAACGTTGGAGGAAAAAACTAAG AGACTTCTCTCTGCTCAGAGTGGCGATAGGAGGAAGAACCGGAAGCGGAATTCCGAAATCCAGAATCTGCATAGTGTTGGAGAATTCCGGAACCTCAGTGCCAGTCAGCTTCTCCTTGGTTCTCAGGTGAAACGGACCTGCCGGAACTTGTCCCTGCAGTTCTGTTCTGAAGAGGAGCTAGCCAGCACCCCACCTGTGGACCTGTGGATCCTGCAGACCTTGGGCCTGAAGGACGAGGACACCATCGATACAACATCCACTGAATACAGCTTTAACTCCCCCATTGACTCCCTCACCAAATGCAGCTCCATCACAGACTCCTCTGGTGACTACTGCCAAACAACCGATCATAAATCCACCGCTTATGACACACCTACTGATGGCCCTGGTCATGGTGCCAGTATAGGACTATACACTGACTACTGCTTTAACACCAACAGTGACTACAGTGTCTCTACAGACTCCGTCTCTAACTTCACTGGAACTGTGCTCTCTACTCCATACAGCTCTAGCATAGAAGTCACCCCCAATTTCCAGACCACCCCTTATGAAGCCCCACTGCCCCAATTAGTCAACACTCTCTCGTCAATTGACCCAATACAGCCATTCAGGCCCATCTTAGCCTCCTCTCCCAACCTGTCTCAGGATAGTAGTCCCGGGCTGCACCACACTCCCAGCCCGCACTGCCGTAGCCCCTCCAGTCTTGTAGGGGGTGATGTGACGACTCAGTACCCTGAACTGTCTACCCCACGTAGCCGGACAGAACTAGCTTTCAGCATGTCCCTAAACCCTTCCAGCAGCGTCAGACTCAAGACACACAGCTTTCCTCAGGGACAGGCCTTTGTCCGCAAGGACACCCTGGGAGGCTGGAACTTCACCTGGGTCCCCAAACAAGGCCCGTAA